The Bradyrhizobium sp. B097 genome contains the following window.
GCGACCAGGATGCGGTCGGAGACGGCGAGGATCTCTGGCAGATAGGACGAGATCACCACCACCGCCTTGCCCTCGTCGGCGAGCCGGCGGATTTCGCCGTGGATGTGCGGGATGGTACCGACGTCGACGCCGCGCGTCGGCTCGTCGAAGAAGATGATCGACGGCTCCTGCACCAGCGTCTTGGCCAGCACCACCTTCTGCTGGTTGCCGCCGGACAGCTCGATGATCCTGGCCTTGCGCTGCAGGGCGCTGATCTTGAGCCGGTCGACCCAGTAATTCGCGAGCTTGCTGCGCCTTGCGCGCGACAGCAGGAAGCTCCAGCCCTTCTTTGTGGCAAGGCTGCCGATATAGACGTTGTCGTCGACCACCATGGTCTCGAAGAAGCCGTTGGCCTTGCGGTCCTCGGTGATGTAGGCGATGCCGTCATTGATCGCCTGCCGCGGCACGCGATAGCGGATCGGCTTGCCGCGCAGCCGGATGGTGCCGCCATTGACCAGGTTGCGCTTCAACGCGCCGTAGACGATCTTGGCGATCTCGGTGCGGCCGGAGCCGATCAGGCCGGCGATGCCGACCACCTCGCCGGCATAGACCGAGAACGACATGTTCTTGACCGCCATGCCCATGGTGACGTTCTCGACGGTCAGCACCTTCTCGCGGCGCTGATGGGTCTTCTCTCTTCCGCCATAGACCGCCTGCGCCACCTCGCGCCCGACCATGTGCTGCACCAGCGCATCGCGGGTGAGCTGCTTGGCGGGCGCCGTGATCACCAGCTTGCCGTCGCGCAGCACGGTGATGCGGTCGGCGATCTGCAGCGATTCCTCCAGCGCATGCGAAATGTAGATGATCGAGACGCCGCGGGCGCGCAGGTCGCGCACCAGGTGGAAGAAGTGGACGATCTCCTCCGGCGTCAGCGATGCGGTCGGCTCGTCGAAGATGATGATGCGGGCTTTGTTGTAGATCGCGCGCGCGATCTCCACCATCTGCTTCTTGGCGGTGCCGAGCAGCGCCACCGGCGTCGCCGGATCGACGTGGAAATTGAGCGACTGCAGCAGCTGCTGGGCCTGGATGTTCAGCGTGCGGAAGCGCGTCAGCAGCTTCTCATTGCCGAGCTCGATGTTCTGCGCGGCGGTCATGGTCGGCACCAGGCTGGTCTCCTGATAGACCATGCAGATCCCGGCATCGAGCGCGTCGCGCGGCTGCTCGAAATTGGCGGGCTTGCCGTCCAGCAGGTAGTCGCCGGAAGTGAGATTGATCGCGCCCGCGATCGCCTTGCACAGCGTCGACTTGCCGGCGCCATTCTCGCCGACCAGCGCATGTACCTCGCCGGGATAGAGATCGAAATTGACCCCCTCGATGGCGTGGACACCGCCGTAGATCTTCGAGCCGTTGCTGATCTGCAGCACCGGCTCGCGGGGTGCGGACTGGGTCGGGGTCGCCGCCTGCATCACGCCGTCATTCATCGCAGCTCTCCCGTGTAGCGCAGCAACCGCCCGGCGCCGCGCGCCGCGATCACGATGCCGGAAGGCGTCGCGCAAGCGGCGGTGATGCCGTGGAAGCGGCCGCCGGCGCGGCTGTGCAGGCTGTCACTGGCCTCGCCCTCGGCATCGAGATGCACCAGCAGGCCATAGGAGCGCGGCGGCGCCCATGGCTTCTGGATGCCGAGCGCCTTGACGCTGCCGATCTGCATCGGCTCCAGGCAATCGCTGCCGCCGACCAGTGCAGGCGCGACCCAGTAATCGGGCGGCATCGTCGCCATCATCTCCTCGCGGAAATCGTCTTCCTTGAGCACGAACTCGATCAGATGGGTGCGGCGCGCGAACACGCCGAGCAGCACCCCACCATGGCCGTCCGGATGCAACCGCGCTGGATAGCCCGGCATGTTGGCGGCGACGCTCTCGCGCGGGCCGAGACCAGTGCCAGCTAGCGCGAACCGGCTGAGGCGATGCGCCCAGCTCTCGGTGAGCCACAGGCTGTTGCCGTCGGCCGAGACCATCACGCCATAGGGATATGGCAGATCGCGCAGCAGCACCTGCGGATCGTCGAGACCGGCGCCGCAGCTGATCAGGCGGCCGCCGGCGCGCTTCTCCATCAAATCGTGCCGCCACTCGCCTGGGCGGCGGCCGGCGCTGCCTTCGACGGCATAGATGCGGCCATCGGGCGCCGCCGTGACCGACAACAGCCCGGCGAGCGCGTTGCCGCCGGCGGCTTCCAGCCAGCGCGGCGCGGGCTTGGCGGGATCGATCGCGGCAAGCCCCCTGCCCGCGACGCAGACCAGGAGGCGGCCGTCCGGATGCAGCGCGAGCCCACCGGCATCATCCTCGAACTCGGCCACAACCGTGCGGGTCGCGAAATCACTGCCGCTGAACTTCAACACCTGGCGGCCGGCGGAGACATAGATCGCGCCGTCGCCGGCGGAGATGACGTCGTCGACGCCAGGCACCGGCTCGCCGATCGGCACAGCGGTGTCGAGCCGGTCGTTCGGGCTCATCGCGCCGTCGAGCGGGGGGATCGCGTTCTGGCCGCCGTCACGGTCGATGACGCTGCGGATGTCGCGCAGCAGATGATCGAAAAATCCCATTACTTCGCCACCCTGCTTTTGGCACCCCAATAGGCATCGTAGCCGGTCCAGCTGTCGTCGACGCCGTCGAGCTTGATGCGGCCGATCCGGTTGTTCTCGAGCCCGCCGAGATAGAGATAGCCCTGATGCTCGCGCATCGAGGTCAAGGTCGAGTGCGAGATGCCGGTCGGATCCCACCACGACTCCAGCGCCTCGCCCTGCTCGTTGAACTTCAGCACGCAGCCATGGTTCAGCGCGGGCGCCAGCCACTCGTCGGTCGGCACCTGCTTGACCATGCGCAGGCGGAAGCCGGGCTTTCGCGCGGCAAGGTCGAAGGTCGGCGTGCGGATGCCGACCAGCGCCAGCCAGTAGGTGCCGTCGGAGGCCCGGTTGATGTTGTCGGGGTTGCCCGGCAACTCGTCCATCAGCACCTCGGTCTTGCCCTTGTTCGGCCCCTCGATCCAGTGGCGGAACACCTTGCACAGCGAGGTCGACGCAATCAGGATCGACTTGCCGTCATGGGAGACGCAGATCCCGTTCGGGAAATAGAAGTGGTTGATCACCGTGCGCGTGGTCTTGGTCGCCGGGTCGTAGCAGACCACGCGGCCGTTCGGCCGGCCCTCGAGGATGTCGAGGGTGTTGGTGGTCATCTCGTAACGCGTGGTGCAGTCGCTGAAATAGATCCTGCCGTCGGGCGCGATGTCGAGATCGTCGGCCATGCGCAGGCGGGAATCGTCGTTCAGCTTGTACCAGGTGCGGTTGGTCTCGTCGGTGACCTTGAAGATGCGGCCGTCGGGCGCGATGCCGTA
Protein-coding sequences here:
- a CDS encoding sugar ABC transporter ATP-binding protein — protein: MNDGVMQAATPTQSAPREPVLQISNGSKIYGGVHAIEGVNFDLYPGEVHALVGENGAGKSTLCKAIAGAINLTSGDYLLDGKPANFEQPRDALDAGICMVYQETSLVPTMTAAQNIELGNEKLLTRFRTLNIQAQQLLQSLNFHVDPATPVALLGTAKKQMVEIARAIYNKARIIIFDEPTASLTPEEIVHFFHLVRDLRARGVSIIYISHALEESLQIADRITVLRDGKLVITAPAKQLTRDALVQHMVGREVAQAVYGGREKTHQRREKVLTVENVTMGMAVKNMSFSVYAGEVVGIAGLIGSGRTEIAKIVYGALKRNLVNGGTIRLRGKPIRYRVPRQAINDGIAYITEDRKANGFFETMVVDDNVYIGSLATKKGWSFLLSRARRSKLANYWVDRLKISALQRKARIIELSGGNQQKVVLAKTLVQEPSIIFFDEPTRGVDVGTIPHIHGEIRRLADEGKAVVVISSYLPEILAVSDRILVARTGRIVAEFDAADATQDKILYAAVH